A stretch of DNA from Agrobacterium tumefaciens:
ATGAACATGGCAATCAACATCGAGGCATCTGATTTTGATCAGGAGATTCTTCAGCAGGGAGAATTGATCTCTGACAATCTCAACATGCTCCGGTTGGAGCAATATCCACCGGATGCAGAAAAAGGTCTACGTTCCTTCTCGCTGGCCGAAGTCGCCGACTATCTCGGCGTGACGCAAAATCACATCAAGAAGCTTCACCTCGAAGGAAAGGGACCGGTCCCAGCGACCACCTCGTCGGGGCGCAGAACTTACACCGCCGAGCAGATGCTGGAACTTCGCCATTTCCTGGACAAGAACGGGCGCAGCGACTTTAAACGTTACGTTCCACATCGCAGGGCAGGAGAGCCGCTGCAGATCGTTTCGGTCGTCAATTTCAAAGGCGGCTCCGGCAAGACAACAACAACCGCCCACTTGGCTCAATATTTGGCTCTCACCGGCCATCGTGTTCTTGCCATCGATCTCGATCCTCAGGCCTCGCTGACGTCCCTTCACGGCATTCAGCCTGAGCTCGACAAAAACCCCTCTCTCTTCGAAACGCTCCGCTACGACGAGCAGCGCAAGTCAATCACTGAGGTCATCCAATCGACGAACTTTCCGGGGCTCGACATTATTCCGGCAAATCTCGAGCTCCAGGAATACGAGTACCAGACGCCACTAGCCGCATCGAACAAATCGTCGCCGGAGGGCAGGCTGTTCTTCACGCGCATTTCTAGCGCACTAAAGGAAGTCGACGATCGCTACGATGTCGTGGTGATCGACTGCCCACCGCAGCTTGGTTATCTCACCCTGACCGCGCTGACAGCATCCACCTCCGTCCTGATCACAGTCCATCCGCAAATGCTCGACATCATGTCGATGAGCCAGTTCCTCCTCATGCTCGGTGGAATCCTTGAATCGATCAAGGGAGCAGGTGCGCGCGTCAAGTTGAACTGGTTCAGGTATCTGGTGACGCGATATGAACCGACAGACGGCCCTCAGGCTCAGATGGTGGGGTTCATGCAGGCAATGTTCTCGAAGCGCATGCTGCAGAACCACATGTTGAAATCCACCGCCATCAGCGATGCCGGCATTACCAAGCAGACGCTTTATGAGGTGGAGAAGCACCAATTCACTCGATCAACCTACGATCGCGCTCTCGAATGCCTCAATGCCGTGAACGGCGAAGTCACAGACCTCATTCATAAGGCATGGGGACGCAAATGACGGGACTTTTTGACAGCCGTGCAGAAGCGCTGAATCTTTCAGCAAATCATCGACTTGAAGGCGTTAGGGAGACAACCAATGGCTAGAAACCACTCTTTGGCGAAGTTCGTACAGCCGTCAGCGGAAGAGCATCAGAAAACTGCGGACGCCCGCGCGGAGTATACCCGTCGTGGAGCTTCGCGTTCGATGATGCAGTCACTCGACGAACTGGCTGAGACTTCTATCCGCATGCTCGAAGGCGAGACGGTGGTTGCACTTGATCCTGACCTGCTTGAAGGTTCATTCGTTGCAGACCGCATCGGCGACGATCAAGAGGATTACATCCAGCTTCGCGAAGCAATCCGTCAATCGGGCCAGTCAACCCCGATACTCGTTCGCCCCCATCCGGCTGCCGAAGGGCGGTACATGATCGTCTTTGGGCATCGTCGTGCCCGTGCCGCGCGGGACCTTCGGATCCCAGTGCGGGCAGTGATCAAGCCCCTCGAAGACATCGCCCACGTGATCGCTCAGGGTCAAGAAAACACGGCTCGATCCGACCTGACCTTCGTCGAGAAGGCCCTCTTTGCCAGAAAGCTCGTCGCCAATGGTATGAGCAAGGATGTCGTGAAGATCGCCCTAACGATCGACGATACGCTTCTTTCGAGAATGCTGGCTGTCGCAGAGACCGTTCCCGAGACTGTTTTTGACGCTGTCGGCGCTGCAAAAGGCGTCGGACGCGATCGCTGGGAAGAACTGAAAAAGCTCCTCCAGATTCCAGCCAATGCTGAGAGGGCGTGTGAATTTATCCGCACGGATGATTTCCGCCATACGGCAGAAGCGGAGCGATTCAATGTTCTCCTGGCCGAACTTAAAACCGCAAAGAAGCCGAAAAAAAAACAGAACGCATCTCCGTCCGTTCGTCAGTTTGACGTAGCCGCAAAATCTGTTGCCGTGACGACCAAATCGTCCGGAAAAACATTTACGCTCGCGCTGACCTCGAAAGATGCATCGAGATTCGGAGCGTTTTTATCCGACCAGTTGGAGTCGCTCTATCAGACGTTCCAGCGTGAAGTGCAGACTGAAGCAGGAGATTAACCGCAAAAGAAAAAAGGCCCCCATAACGTTGCCGTCGTGGAAGCCTTCCTCTGTATGTAGCAATCAGAGAATCGCATTTTCACGAATCCCCGTCAAGAGTCTTGGCACCGTTTTGGTGAGCGAATTTCTTTTGCCTTTGTAAAGGTGGAAGAACATGGATACCGCATGCGTGACGACGCCTTTTGGGCGGCGGTCGATGACGTTTGCCTTACTGGCAAAGCATAGGCAAGCCGAGAAAACACCGCCAGACATCAAACGTAACAAGTGGAAGCTCTTTCGGGCCGTCTGCGAGGCTCGTGAGGACCTTGACGTCAGTGACCGCTCTCTGACTGTCCTGGACGCGCTATTGTCCTTTTATCCATCGGACGAGCTTTCAGCAACGAACAGCATGATCGTGTTTCCGTCCAACGCTCAGCTTTCGATCCGAGCACGCGGGATGACTGCTGCGACGCTCAGACGGCATCTTGCCGCACTCGTTGATGCGGGTCTCATCCTGCGAAAGGACAGCCCAAACGGAAAGCGTTATGCTCGTAGGAGCAGGGCAGGGGACGTCAGCGAAGCCTTTGGCTTCAGTCTGGCACCGCTCTTGTCTCGTGCTCAGGAGATTGAGACAATTGCCGCCCGCATGGCTGCCGATCGTGAACTTTACCAATCCGCTCGAGAGAAAATCAGTCTCTGCCGCCGCGAGATCACCAAGCTAATCTATCTCGCCCGGGAAAACGCCATCCCAGGCGATTGGGCGGAGCTTTACGATCGCTTTCGGTCATTCTTGTCATCACTTCCGCGGCACCCCTCGCTTGAAGAACTTCAAGCACTTTTGTCACAACTGAATGAAATCCGCGCGCGGATCATCAACCTTTTGGAAGAACACGATAATTCTAGAAATATGAGCGCCAATGAATCCCAAAATGAGCGGCACATAAAGGATTCACAAACATATTCCCAATTTGAATCTGAATGCGGTCACGAAGCTTCAAACCGTGTGGTTCCATCTCAAGGATCTAAGTTCAAACAAGACACTGGACATCGAGAGAACGATCACCCAGCCCATCAGGATGCCATCCGTCCAGCCATTTCGTTGGATACAGTGTTACGTGCTTGCCCTGAAATCAAACACTATGGTCCAGGAGGTTCGATCACAAGCTGGAGAGACTTTGTGGCAGCAAGCACCATCCTAGGCTCCATGCTGCAGATCAATCGGCCCGCCTTTCAAGCCGCTTGCCGGGCGATGGGCCCGGTGAATGCAGCTGTAGTGATTGCCTGCATCTTTGAGAGGGCAGAGGAAATCAATTCCGCTGGTGCCTACCTCAGGGACCTTAGCCGGCGGGCATGCCTTCGGCAATTCAGTGCCGGCCCTATGCTCCTAGCGCTTCTTAGATCGAGATCAAGACCATCGTAAGAGCGGGCGCCAAGTCTATCCGTTTAGAGTGCGCGTATCGAACCAACCCATGCAAGCCATCCCTGCTAGGTTTGTCAGGATTGATCATCCGATTAAGAGCTCTTCCGGCATAGTCCTCAGTCAAACGAGAGGTCCGGTGTAAGGGATCTAATGTACCCCGTTGCGGATGTGCCGTTTTCTGCGGGAGCAAAATTCATGTTTCGCTTATATCGCCGCGGAACAGCCGCGCATTTACAGGACGAGGGTGATATCGACACGAGCGGCAAAGGCAACGATCTGCCTCATTTCTCCAACATCCGAATAGATCGGAACATTGCTGATCTCGAGCAGATCGGCCTCTGCGACGCGATCTCCGAACAAAACCACTGCCTGCTGCGGATCACAACGTTTTGACGTCCAGATCAAGCCATGCGCGTCCGGCCGGCTTTGGTGGATCGCTAGTGCCCACTGGGCTGTGATGTGATAATCAGCGGCCGTCGTGTCGATGAGATTCGACCTGCTGACGCCCCACTTGGCCAGATCAGGGGCGAACAGCGGGACCAGAACGAGATCGCGCTTCAACTCGATGACCGAATGAGCGAGCGGCTTGATATTGTCGACGCCGACGGCCTTGCTCGGCTCGTCAATCGGCACGTCGTGAAAAATCGTTTCATGGACCGCGCACTCGTAATCGGTCGCAAGATATTGCGTCGGGATCGGATCGCTGCCTAGGAATAGCGGTGCAAAACGGCTGGGACGACCTTTTCCAGGGTTAAAAGAGCAGCTTTCGAAACGGTGATCATGAACTCTGTGGAATCTCGTCCCCGCCTTGATCTCGTGAGAGTTCGAGGCGGGGAGGGGTGATGGCGGCAGAGAAATCATCCGGCGATATTTTCCGCCTCACGGGCTGCCGCCGATACGACCGCATCGCCGTCTTTCAGGACGTCGACCGGGCGCTTGCCAGCAAGCCACCCATTCGGAGAGGTGAACCAGAATGCCAGTTGCCAGCCGGACTTTTTCTCACCAAGCAGGGCGAGCACTTTGGCAACGGTTTCAATAGGCTGGCCTTCCTCGAACTGGAAGGCCGGGAAATATTCGACGCCCCCATGCCTGATCGAGAAGACCTTGCCTTTCATTTTCCATCGCGAGGCGGTCATGCTTTTGTTCTTGGAACCATGTCCGGCCACGTCCGCCAGATCCTTGCTGGTAAAGCTTGGCCACTCCCCAAAAAACCGCGCTCTTGCCTTCGCATTGCTGTCATAGAGCAACCTCTCGACTTCGGCGTTGGGAGGCGTGCGCATATAGACCGAAACCAGCGCGTCGATCGCGTCATCGGTCAGTTTGCTTTGCCGGGCTTCCATGATCGCCGGCACATGCTCGACGATATCGCGGATGGTTTCCCGAACCGCCAGGTTTGGGGTGTCGACCAGTAGGACCATCATGTCATCGACATCGGTTTCCGGCGTCGAGTGCATCGCATTTGCCATTGCCCTGCGCAGTTTTGCGGCGATAGAAGACGCGCGCTGTTTTCCTGTCAGCTTACGCTTCAGCAGGCGCCCACCCGCGTCCGGTGTTTTCTCGCCGGAAGCAGAATCCATCTCGACCTGTAGCGCGTGGGCAAATTCGGCGCCATCATAGACGCGAAGACCGTTAGTGGCAGCCATCTCGATACTCCGGGATATTTCGGTTATCTATTATGCTATAACCTATATCACCGAAGGCTTGTTTTCAAGTACGAACACTTTTTTGCGGCGGAGGGCGAATGCACAGCTGCGTGCTTCGTAAGAGATCGATTCGTCTCCACCACACTGTATCAAAAAACGTTAGTTTAATCGCGAAGATGCGGTCAGCTTTCGAAGGTGCTCAGCTTTTTCAGAAGGTCTTCCGATATCTCGAACTGACGCGCGGTTCCCCGCCCCATGGAATTCGTGCCCATGGTTTCATTCAGCATTCCCCGCTTGACCAGAAGATCGACAGTCTCCTTTGCTCCGCTCCGCGTCAATCCAGTAATTTCAACGATATTGGAAAGGGTTAGCTTCTGATGAGCCTGGCTCATCGTGTACAAGATCGTCATCATGCCGATCTCCTTCAGCCGCGCCTGTGGTGTTTCGTCTTCCAGTGGATGGTCGAGGATTTCATGGAGGATCAGTCCGGAGAAGGCGAGGTTGTGCAATTGTGTCTTGAGCGCTCTTGTCATGTTATTTAACTGTGTTATATACGTTAGTAACATTGCGTTGCGCCCTCGTCGGACATTGTTGCCGTAGCGCGCTGTCGTTGTTTCGGAGGGGCAAGTCCATGAAAAACCTTCTGCTGAATAGCCTGCTGTCTGTTTCCTTCATGCTGCCATACTATCTGATTTCCCACAGCAATGCGCGTGCCGATGACTGGGGATGTCAGGTTATTCTGTGCCTTTCCAATCCCGGCGGGCCAACCCAGTATGCGGAATGCCGGCCACCGATCCAGAAACTCTGGCGTGAACTCGCCAAGGGGCATTCGTTTCCAATCTGCAGCGGCGTCGGGTTTCATAGTTCTCGGCCTGGCTACGAGCCGTATTATTGCGACGAAGGTTATCGGCTTTCGAGCAGCTACGGATCTCGCGGTGAACAGGCGACCTGCGTTTCAACCTCCCTCCAGCGGGTAGACGGCTCGCTTTGCTCTTTCGGCCGAGACAATGACGGAGGCAACTCCGGCTCGGTCCTGTCGGCACGGTGGCAGCGCCAGGACGGCCGGCTCCAGTGCATGGGTTATCCGATCACGCGCCCCAACCTGCGATCGCAGCCGCACTATATCGACGTGACCATCGATGGCGTCGGCAAGCAGCGCGCCTGGTACTGAGCGATGAGTGCCGCATTCGTCGATATCGCGCAGAATTGCGCGCCGATGGTTCAGGTTGAAACGCTGGCCGCCATCGTCAGCCTGGAGAGCCGGTTCCTTCCTTTCAATATCCGCATCAATAGCGGCATGCCGCTTCCCGCGCAGCCCGCCAGCAAGGCGGAGGCGATCGAGGTGGCGACGTCCCTGATAGCGGATCACCAGGATATCCAGATCGGGCTTGGCGGTATCGGCGTGGAGGAGCTTCGCAAATTCAACCTCTCCGTTTCCGACGCCTTTGATCCGTGCCAGAACCTCAAGGCGACAGCCACTCTACTCGATGGCTACTACCGTCTTGCCCTGCGTTTCGGTGCTGATACGCAGCGGGCCGAAACGGTGATGCTCCAGTCCTGGTACGGACGGGACGACCCGTCCGTCGGTGAGATGGTCCGGTATGACGAGCAGGTGCGGAAGGAGGCGAAACGCCTCTCTCCGAAACTCGCGTCGATCGCCATCGACGGGCCGCTTGATCGCGAGGATGCCCCGGAGGAGCAGGCTCACGAACAATTGGCCCAGCCCGTCCCCAACCAAGTCGCCCAAACCGAAGAAACCGCATCATGGGACGTGTTCCGTTCCAGACGGCACTCTTCTGTTCTCATTTTCCAGCATGACCCATCGGAGCAGAGTGAATGATCTCCAGAACCAGCTTTCGTCCCCATGCGGCCTCCACGCTCATGGCCGTCGTTATTGTCGCTTGCTTCGTCGAACCGGCCTTAGCCCAATCCTCCGGCATCGAAACCGTGCTGCAGAACATCGTCACCATGCTCACCGGCAATATTGCCCGCCTGCTGGCGATCATCGCCGTGATCATTATCTGCATTGCCTGGATGTTCGGCTATATGGATCTGAGAAAGGCCGGCTTCTGGATCATTGGTATCGGCGGTATTTTCGGGGCCACCGAGCTGGTCAACACCATCGTCGGCGGTTGATCATCAATGGCGAGCACTCCCGTCCTTGAGGAAGACACGCTGTTCCTGGCCTGCACGCGCCCGGCGATGATTGCCGGCGTGACCATGGAAGCGATGGGCATCAACATCATGCTGACCACCGTCCTCTATATCACCGCAGGATCGATCGCGTACGCGCTTGTCGGCGTCATCTTCCATCTCGTGTTCCGGGCGCTCGTCAAGCACGACCACAATATGTTCCGCATTCTGCTTGCCTGGGTCGGGACCCGCGGCCGCTCGCGCAACGCGGCCTATTGGGGTGGTGCAACACTCTCGCCGTTGAAGCTTGTCCGGCGCTACGACGAAAGGGATCTGAGCCTTGCCTAGCCTTGTGACGATGCGGTCCCGAGAGCTCGGGCCGGAGACCTTCATCCCCTATGTACGCCATGTCGACGAGACCACCATCGCGCTCAATTCCCGCGCGCTGATGACCGTGCTCGTGCTCGAGGGCGTCTCCTTCGAAACCGCCGATGTTCTGGATCTCAACGGGCTGCACCGCAGCCTCAATACGCTCTATCGCAATATTGCCGACGAGCGGTTGGCGCTCTGGACGCATGTCATCCGCCGTCGCGACAACGACTATCCTGAAGGGCACTTCACCAATCGTTTTTCCGATAGTCTCAATGCCAGATACCGCGAGCGGATGGTGCGCGAAGATCTGTTCCGCAACGATCTCTATCTCACCCTTGTCTGGTCTCCGAGCCACAATCCCACCGAAAAGGCAGCCAATCTCCTTTCCCGTCTGCGCAAAGCGCGCCGATCCGGCATGGAGCTGGACGAAGCGGCGCTCAAGCACCTGCAGGACAAGGTGATTGACGTCGCTGCCGGGCTGAAGCGCTTCGCCCCTCGTGTTCTGTCTCTCCATGAGCTCGACGGGATCCTGTTCTCCGAGCCGAGCGAGTTTCTTCATCAACTTGTCGGCGGGCGGCGTGAACCCGTGCCCCTGACGGAGGGGCGGATTTCATCGGCGATCTATTCGGACCGGGTGATCTTCGGCCGCGAGACGGTGGAAATTCGACATGAGGCGGAAACCCGTTATGCCGGCATGTTCGGCTTCAAAGAATATCCGGCAACGACGCGCAGCGGCATGCTCGATGGCATCCTGACCGCTCCTTTCGAACTTGTCCTGACGCAGTCCTTTGCCTTCACCTCGAAGGCGGACGCCCGCACGATCATGGGCCGCAAGCAGAACCAGATGGTCAGCGCCGCCGACAAGGCCGCCTCGCAGATTGAGGAGCTTGGCGAGGCGATGGACGATCTCGAATCCAACCGCTTCGTGATGGGCGAGCATCACCTCGGCCTTGCGGTCTTCGCTCCGACCGTCAAGGAACTGGCCGACCATATGGCGAAGGCACGCGCGCATCTGACCAGCGGTGGCGCTGTTGTCGCCCGCGAGGATCTGGGGCTTGAGGCCGCCTGGTGGGCGCAGCTGCCGGGCAATCTCCGCTATCGTGCGCGCTCGGGAGCGATTACCTCCCGCAATTTTGCAGCACTTTCACCCTATCATTCCTATCCGACAGGCCAGAAGGACGGCAATGAATGGGGCCCGGCGGTTGCCATGCTGAAGACGGCCTCAGGATCGCCGTTCTATTTCAATTTCCATCACAGCGATCTCGGCAACACCTTTGTCTGCGGCCCATCGGGTGCCGGCAAGACGGTGCTCCTCAACTTCATGCTCTCACAGCTCGAGAAGCATGATCCGCATATGGTGTTCTTCGACAAGGACAGGGGCGCCGACCTGTTCGTTCGCGCCGCTGGCGGCACCTATCTGCCGCTCAGGAATGGTGTGCCGACCGGCTGCGCACCGCTGAAAGCGCTTGATCTGACACCAGAGAACAGGATATTTCTCGCTCGCTGGATCGGCAAGCTGGCGGGAGCGGCGACACGGGAACTGAATGTCAGCGAGCTGCGCGATATCGCAGCCGCGGTCGACGGTCTGGCGGACCTTCCCGTCGAGCGCCGCTCCATCGGCGCCCTGCGCACCTTCCTCAACAATACCGATCCAGAAGGCATTGCCTCGCGGCTCCGGCGCTGGGAAAGGGGAGGGCCGCTCGGCTGGGTCTTCGACAACGATCTGGATGATATCGGGATCGGCGCCAGGTTTATCGGCTATGACATGACCGACTTCCTCGACAACGAGGAGATCCGCACGCCGCTGATGGGCTATTTGTTCTACCGTGTCGAGCAACTGGTCGATGGCCGCCGGATCATCATCGTTATCGACGAGTCTTGGCGCGTGCTGGAGGAGGAAGAATTCCTCGCTCTTGCCCAGAACAAGCTGAAAACCTTTCGCAAGCAAAACGGGCTGATGGTGTTTTCCACTCAAAGCCCGCGTGACGCTATCAAATCACCGATTGCCCATACGATCATCGAACAGTGCCCGACGCAGATTTTTCTGCCCAACCCGCGCGGCGACCGCGCCGACTATGTCGACGGTTTCAAGCTGACCGAGCGCGAATTCGAACTGATCTCCCGCGAGCTTTCGCTCGAAAGCCGGCGCTTCATCGTCAAGCAGGGCCACAACAGCGTGGTGGCCGAACTGAACCTCAATGGCTTCGACGATGAGCTCGCGATCCTGTCGGGTCGGACAGTGAATGTGGAACTGGCGGATGCCATCCGCGCCGAACTCGGCGAGGGACACCAGGACTGGTTGACCGTGTTCCAGCAAAGAAGGAGGACATCATGATCCGTAACGGCAGGACAGGGCTCTTGCTGGCAACCGTCACGCTGCTGGCGTCGGTCGGTCTAGTGAATGCTCAGGGCATTCCCGTTACCGACCAGGCGGCGATCGCCAAACAGATCGAGAGTATCGCCCAGCTCAAGTCCCAGCTTGATGCGCTGAACCAGCAGCTACAGCAGGCGCAGCAGCTCTATGGCTCGCTGAACAAAATCACCAACATGGCCGATGTCGCCAGCCTGCTCAACGATTCCTCGATCCGCAAGGCGCTCCCGCAAAACTTCAATGCCATCGAAAGCTTGTTCAAGGGCTCGGCAAGCGGCGTCTTCGGCGACTCGGCCTCGAAATTTCTCGAGGGCAATTCCACTTACCGTACCAACGCGAACGATTTCTACGCGCAGGAACTCTCACGCGTCCAGAACAGGAACGCCGGACAATTAAGTCTCGGCCAGCAGATTTATGATGCCGCCACCAAGCGGATCGACGGCATCGATGAGCTTCGGCAGAAAATCTCTAGTGCCGCCGACGCCAAGGACATCGCCGATCTGCAGGCGCGCTTGCAGGCCGAAACCGCCTTTCTGCAAACCGATGTCCTTCGCATGCAGGGCCTGCAGATGGTCCAGCAGGCGCAGGTGCAGGTCGATGACCAGCGAAAGGCCGAGGACTGGCGCCAGCGTATGGACACCATGGGAGCAGCCCTCAAATGAGATGGTTGGTTTCCGGTTTGATGATGCTTCTCCTGTCGGCCTGTTCCTCTGAGGAGAGGATATACACCGTCGATGAACTGGTCACCGACGCGGCCCTTCTGACGAAAATCATCGGGGAATGCCGAAACAATCCCGGTGAACTTAGCGACACCGCCAATTGCCGTAATGCCGAAGCCTCCGACGGCAAGCTCCGCCTCGAACGCATGCGCAAGTCGCTCGGAGGCTGACCGATGTATCAGGTATTCAGTTTCGTCGACGGGCAGTTCAAGGCGCCACTCGAAAACTTCATTTCCACCGGCACCTCGAACATCGCCAACTGGGTCAGCGGCCCGCTCACGGCGGCACTAACACTGTATGTTGTGCTCTACGGTTATCTCGTGCTGCGTGGCTCGGTGCAGGAACCGATCCTGGAATTCGCCTTCCGGGCCATAAAACTTGCCATCATCGTCATGCTGGTGAGGAACGCCAGCGACTACCAGACCTACGTCACCAACATCTTTTTCGACACCCTGCCGAAGGAGATCGCCGAGGCACTGAACTCCGGGACGTCCCCGAGCGCATCGACTTTCGACAGCCTGCTGGATAAGGGCCAGAAGTGCGCTTATGAGATCTGGTCCCGCGCCTCCTGGCCGGTAGACATTGTCACCGGCGTTGGCGGTATGCTGGTGATCGGCGCAAGCTTTCTCGTCGCGGCCATCGGCTATATCGTCTCGCTTTATGCCCGTCTGGCGCTCGCCATCGTTCTGGCGATCGGGCCGATCTTCATCGCACTCGCCATGTTCCAGTCGACGCGCCGGTTTACCGAATCCTGGATTGGTCAGCTGGTGAACTTCGTCATTCTGCAGGTGCTGGTCGTTGCCATCGGCTCGCTGCTGATCACCTGTATCGACACGACCTTCACCGCGATCGAAGGGTACAGCGATGTGTTGATGCGTCCGATCGCGCTCTGCGCCATCTGCATCGCCGCTCTCTATGTCTTCTATCAATTGCCCGGCATCGCTTCGGCGCTCGCCGCCGGCGGGGCATCGTTGACCTATGGCTATGGCGCGGCCCGGGACGCGCATGAAAGCACACTCGCCTGGGCTACCTCGCACACGGTGAGGGCAGTTGGCCGCGGAACACGCGCTGTCGGCCGCCGACTGACACCAAACCGGGCGGAATGACCGCCTCGATATCAAGGACATTGGACAGGTTATTTTTAGATGATCCGTATTCTCTTGCTGCTTTCGCTGAGCGCCAGCCTCTCCGGTTGCGCCTCGATCTCCAACCCGCTGCCCAAATGTGACGGCTATTCCCGGCGTCCGCTGAACCGCTCTATGTGGCAGTGGGAGGATAAGGGGAAGCTGCAGAAGCCTGGCGCTGAGAACGCTCATAACCAGGTGAGCCGCGCGGCCCCTTTCGCGGAAGAGCCGGCCTCGGTAACGCCGGCTGCGTTTGCGCAGTTCGATGTCGCAGGCTCATACCGTCCGTGTGAGGGCAACTGAGATG
This window harbors:
- a CDS encoding type IV secretion system protein; the encoded protein is MYQVFSFVDGQFKAPLENFISTGTSNIANWVSGPLTAALTLYVVLYGYLVLRGSVQEPILEFAFRAIKLAIIVMLVRNASDYQTYVTNIFFDTLPKEIAEALNSGTSPSASTFDSLLDKGQKCAYEIWSRASWPVDIVTGVGGMLVIGASFLVAAIGYIVSLYARLALAIVLAIGPIFIALAMFQSTRRFTESWIGQLVNFVILQVLVVAIGSLLITCIDTTFTAIEGYSDVLMRPIALCAICIAALYVFYQLPGIASALAAGGASLTYGYGAARDAHESTLAWATSHTVRAVGRGTRAVGRRLTPNRAE
- a CDS encoding EexN family lipoprotein — translated: MRWLVSGLMMLLLSACSSEERIYTVDELVTDAALLTKIIGECRNNPGELSDTANCRNAEASDGKLRLERMRKSLGG